In Syngnathus typhle isolate RoL2023-S1 ecotype Sweden linkage group LG14, RoL_Styp_1.0, whole genome shotgun sequence, one genomic interval encodes:
- the rxrgb gene encoding retinoic acid receptor RXR-gamma-B isoform X2 gives MDSHDPYVHLNSTGPMSTAHSHPHAPPMGGMVGHPSVISTARHLQSPMSSMGSHMNGLASPYSVITSSLGSPAVSLPSTPNLNFGPLGSPQMNSMNSVSSSEDIKPPPGLQNLGSINYQCPSPGGMSKHICAICGDRSSGKHYGVYSCEGCKGFFKRTVRKDLTYTCRDSKECLIDKRQRNRCQYCRYQKCLAMGMKREAVQEERQRGKERGENEVESTSSFNEEMPVDKILDAELAVEPKTETYSDGSPGNSTNDPVTNICQAADKQLFTLVEWAKRIPHFSELPLDDQVILLRAGWNELLIASFSHRSVTVKDGILLATGLHVHRSSAHSAGVGSIFDRVLTELVSKMKDMQMDKTELGCLRAIVLFNPDAKGLSNPTEVEALREKVYASLESYTKHKYPDQPGRFAKLLLRLPALRSIGLKCLEHLFFFKLIGDTPIDTFLMEMLEAPHQIT, from the exons ATGGACAGCCATGATCCGTACGTGCATTTAA ATTCTACCGGGCCAATGAGCACGGCCCATTCTCACCCCCACGCCCCGCCAATGGGCGGCATGGTGGGCCACCCGTCGGTTATCAGCACCGCCAGGCACTTGCAGTCGCCCATGTCGTCCATGGGCTCGCACATGAACGGCTTGGCCTCACCTTACTCCGTCATCACCTCGTCTCTGGGCTCCCCTGCCGTATCGTTGCCGTCCACGCCCAACTTGAACTTCGGACCGCTCGGAAGTCCGCAG ATGAACTCTATGAACAGCGTGAGCAGCTCGGAGGACATCAAGCCTCCGCCGGGCCTGCAGAACCTGGGGAGCATCAACTACCAGTGCCCGAGCCCTGGGGGAATGTCAAAGCACATCTGCGCCATCTGCGGAGACCGTTCCTCAG GGAAACACTACGGCGTGTACAGCTGCGAGGGATGCAAAGGTTTCTTCAAGAGGACCGTGCGCAAAGATCTCACGTACACTTGTCGAGACAGTAAAGAGTGCCTGATCGACAAGCGCCAGCGCAACCGCTGTCAGTATTGTCGATACCAGAAGTGCCTGGCCATGGGCATGAAGAGAGAAG CGGTACAGGAAGAGAGGCAGCGTGGGAAAGAGCGTGGGGAGAATGAGGTGGAGTCAACTAGTAGTTTTAATGAGGAGATGCCTGTGGACAAGATCCTAGACGCTGAGCTGGCGGTGGAGCCCAAGACGGAGACGTACTCGGACGGCAGCCCCGGCAACTCG ACCAACGACCCCGTCACCAACATCTGCCAAGCGGCGGACAAGCAGCTCTTCACGTTAGTGGAGTGGGCCAAGAGGATTCCCCACTTCTCAGAACTCCCCTTAGATGACCAGGTCATCCTATTACGAGCAG GCTGGAACGAGCTGCTCATCGCGTCCTTCTCTCATCGGTCGGTGACGGTGAAAGATGGAATCTTACTGGCCACGGGCCTCCACGTCCATAGAAGCAGTGCCCACAGCGCTGGGGTGGGCTCCATCTTTGACAG AGTCCTGACAGAGCTGGTGTCCAAAATGAAGGATATGCAGATGGATAAAACGGAGCTGGGCTGCTTGCGAGCCATTGTTCTGTTCAACCCAG ATGCAAAGGGTTTGTCCAACCCAACGGAGGTGGAGGCATTGAGGGAAAAAGTGTACGCCTCACTGGAGTCTTACACTAAACACAAATACCCGGACCAGCCTGGAAG GTTTGCCAAGCTACTGCTGCGTCTGCCCGCGTTGCGCTCCATCGGCCTCAAGTGCTTGGAGCACCTTTTCTTCTTCAAGCTCATCGGAGACACGCCCATCGACACCTTCCTCATGGAGATGCTGGAAGCGCCGCATCAGATCACATGA
- the rxrgb gene encoding retinoic acid receptor RXR-gamma-B isoform X1 — protein MWQPAASPAAGCGAGRELGYGHYSTGPMSTAHSHPHAPPMGGMVGHPSVISTARHLQSPMSSMGSHMNGLASPYSVITSSLGSPAVSLPSTPNLNFGPLGSPQMNSMNSVSSSEDIKPPPGLQNLGSINYQCPSPGGMSKHICAICGDRSSGKHYGVYSCEGCKGFFKRTVRKDLTYTCRDSKECLIDKRQRNRCQYCRYQKCLAMGMKREAVQEERQRGKERGENEVESTSSFNEEMPVDKILDAELAVEPKTETYSDGSPGNSTNDPVTNICQAADKQLFTLVEWAKRIPHFSELPLDDQVILLRAGWNELLIASFSHRSVTVKDGILLATGLHVHRSSAHSAGVGSIFDRVLTELVSKMKDMQMDKTELGCLRAIVLFNPDAKGLSNPTEVEALREKVYASLESYTKHKYPDQPGRFAKLLLRLPALRSIGLKCLEHLFFFKLIGDTPIDTFLMEMLEAPHQIT, from the exons ATGTGGCAACCTGCGGCATCACCTGCAGCTGGATGTGGCGCCGGGCGGGAGCTGGGTTACGGCCACT ATTCTACCGGGCCAATGAGCACGGCCCATTCTCACCCCCACGCCCCGCCAATGGGCGGCATGGTGGGCCACCCGTCGGTTATCAGCACCGCCAGGCACTTGCAGTCGCCCATGTCGTCCATGGGCTCGCACATGAACGGCTTGGCCTCACCTTACTCCGTCATCACCTCGTCTCTGGGCTCCCCTGCCGTATCGTTGCCGTCCACGCCCAACTTGAACTTCGGACCGCTCGGAAGTCCGCAG ATGAACTCTATGAACAGCGTGAGCAGCTCGGAGGACATCAAGCCTCCGCCGGGCCTGCAGAACCTGGGGAGCATCAACTACCAGTGCCCGAGCCCTGGGGGAATGTCAAAGCACATCTGCGCCATCTGCGGAGACCGTTCCTCAG GGAAACACTACGGCGTGTACAGCTGCGAGGGATGCAAAGGTTTCTTCAAGAGGACCGTGCGCAAAGATCTCACGTACACTTGTCGAGACAGTAAAGAGTGCCTGATCGACAAGCGCCAGCGCAACCGCTGTCAGTATTGTCGATACCAGAAGTGCCTGGCCATGGGCATGAAGAGAGAAG CGGTACAGGAAGAGAGGCAGCGTGGGAAAGAGCGTGGGGAGAATGAGGTGGAGTCAACTAGTAGTTTTAATGAGGAGATGCCTGTGGACAAGATCCTAGACGCTGAGCTGGCGGTGGAGCCCAAGACGGAGACGTACTCGGACGGCAGCCCCGGCAACTCG ACCAACGACCCCGTCACCAACATCTGCCAAGCGGCGGACAAGCAGCTCTTCACGTTAGTGGAGTGGGCCAAGAGGATTCCCCACTTCTCAGAACTCCCCTTAGATGACCAGGTCATCCTATTACGAGCAG GCTGGAACGAGCTGCTCATCGCGTCCTTCTCTCATCGGTCGGTGACGGTGAAAGATGGAATCTTACTGGCCACGGGCCTCCACGTCCATAGAAGCAGTGCCCACAGCGCTGGGGTGGGCTCCATCTTTGACAG AGTCCTGACAGAGCTGGTGTCCAAAATGAAGGATATGCAGATGGATAAAACGGAGCTGGGCTGCTTGCGAGCCATTGTTCTGTTCAACCCAG ATGCAAAGGGTTTGTCCAACCCAACGGAGGTGGAGGCATTGAGGGAAAAAGTGTACGCCTCACTGGAGTCTTACACTAAACACAAATACCCGGACCAGCCTGGAAG GTTTGCCAAGCTACTGCTGCGTCTGCCCGCGTTGCGCTCCATCGGCCTCAAGTGCTTGGAGCACCTTTTCTTCTTCAAGCTCATCGGAGACACGCCCATCGACACCTTCCTCATGGAGATGCTGGAAGCGCCGCATCAGATCACATGA